One Synechococcus sp. Nb3U1 genomic window, CCTCAGCAGTGTTTGTAGGGAATGTGCTTACATCAGCAAACTGAGCCGGAACGGTTGGTGCATCTTCACCTGCCAAAGAGAAACCAAAAAAGACTTGGTTAGCAGCAATTCCCAGATCTTTGTAGCTGACAAAAACTCCGGAAAGCTTCTGATTTGTAACCGTAGCCGTTACCGTAGCACCTGACAAGGTAGGGCCTGCAGATTTATAAACCTTAGTAGAAGGAATTACAGTTCCCTTGCCCCAAGTTCCACTGCCGACAGAAATCACAGAACTATAGGTTGGGGATAATAATGGATTACTTTGAATTGCGGAGATTGTAAATGGATCGTTTCCCCCTCGCTCTAAAATTAAAAAACCAATTTTGTCTAACTTTGCTGGCGGAGCTGTAATTCCTGAAGTATTGATATAGTCAACTCTTTCGATGTTGTTGGAATTTACAGATCCAGTATTAGTAAACAAGTTATCTGATCCGGCTTTGATAATCAGTGTTGGTTGAATTAGAAGAGCATCCTCCATTGTGTTCAGGCCTAACGTTATCGGAGTGTCAGGATCACGCACCCAGACAATTTGACGAGAACCTTTTACATTTGCATTATCAACTCGATTGAGCTTAACTTGATTAATAACGCTTGAGGGTGTAGCTTGTAGGGTGCCAACAGAAACATTAGTCAGTTCGCTGTTGACATCGAGAGTTGGTACGGCAGCGGTTTGCAGAGTGTGTTGGTAGCGCTGCTGCGCGCTATTCTCAACAACAATGGTTGAAGCAACTTCACGGCCGGCAGTAACCTCCAGGAGCCAGTCGCCATTCAAATCTGCATAACCGGTAGCATTGTTGGACGCCGCAATATCGGCTTGGGTCAAGTGAGCCAATTGCTCAACCAACAATTCCCCTTCAGATCCGGCAGCGACATGGCAACCATAGATCAAAATATCAGCAGCAGGTGCCAAGGCTTTTTGCCATGCCTGCAGCTGCGGCACATAGGTGCCTACGTTGCTCAGTGAGAGTGACACTCTCCCCAACTCAATGGCTCCCGGGCTGCCATGAGAAAGAATATGAATGGCCTGGATTCCTCGGCGGATGCTTAAAACCTCAGTAATTTGTCGGATCCCGTCTTGATTGCTATCCAGCAGTATCACCTCAGCACTGGGATGGATCCCTGCCAATAAGATGGCCAAATCCGGCAGATTTGGATCCACAAAAACCAGCTCCTGGCGAGCAGCAGTATCCACAATCCCACCAGGATCCTTTTGGACTGCGTTGATCTCAGCCGAAGCAGATATTAGCAGCAAGAGTGCAGTTGCAACGCTTCCCAAACCCAACTTAGGGATCCAGCGCTTGACTGTTAGCCCCTTGGCTTGAATAGCTTGAGATCCATTAGATTTTTGGGCTGACATACTGACGCTCCTGCACACAGAGTCTTGATCCTGCTTCTACAAAACGTGAGGAAACTAGGGGAATGTAATCGTTACAGAAACAGCATTGGAAGATTGTCTTACACCGTTGACCGTGACAAAAGCCCTGTTGATCAAGACCAGCCCTGGCCGCTCTGGAGTGGGAGCTGATGGGGTAGGCAATGGAGGTCTGGGTGAGTTCTCCGGCAGCGGTGGTGGCAGGGGTACAGGGATTTCCACCCGACAGAGTTGATCCGACTGATTGCCTTCAGGAGCGTAGCAAACCCGAATTAGGTCTTCTACAAAGCGTAAATTGCCGAAGCGAAGCTGATCCGCTCGATTGATTAAATCTGAGATCAGCTCTTCAACAGTTCTGGCCGTTGTCGACAAAGCTACCTGTGTAAAAAGGATATTCTCCAGATCCCGTAGCTCGGCAGACGTTAGGTTTACCCAGGCAATTATGCCCTGATTTTGCTCCCGCAGAATCAGGCGATAAAGGGCTTCACTCCAAGGGCTAACATCCACTGCCGCGCTGAAGACAAACCCTCGTAAAACGCTGCCATCGGCAGCACTCACCTGCACCAGTTGTCCAGTTGGAGCGGTGATTGAACCTGGAAACGAAAAGCTAAAGCCTCCTCCAGAGCTAAGAGAGGTTGTATCCCGTGCTGGCAAAAGAAGATCCCCTCGTGAGCTAAGGTTGAAAAGTTGAACAAGGCTGCCTGAACCAAAAACAATGCTCCTGCCTCTACACAAGGCTACTTCTGAATTGCCAGGGCAACCCAGTAAGATAATAAGGATCCAGTACCCGCCCCGTAAGGACTGCTGGGATCCCTGCCGTTGGGCTGCCCCCACCATTGGGCAGTGGAGCCGTAGTTAAACTAGAGCTGTCCCCACCACAACTTTTCAGTAAGATTGCCGCTAGCAGTCCAGCCACGGCCACTAAGGATCGGATTGCCTTGTCTCGAGTTGCCATTACCGCACCACCAATACTGCATCACGGAACTCTGTCGTCAAGCTCAGCCCACCGCGGCTAATCTGCAGGCTACCGCTCAACAGGTAGTTGCCGGCCGCCAAAGGAGATGTCGTCTCAACCCTTACGGCCACTCGATTTTCTCCAATCGCCGCCGGAAAGAGATTGGCAAAAGGAGGCCCTAAATCTTCCGCTACTCTGGCCAAAACAAAGGTTCCTTGGGTGGCCTCCGCCAGCTGCTGTAGCTCAAACAGATTCAAATCTGTCCCCAAACCGACGATGTAGGCTGGTATCCCTCGCTGGGATCCGTTGGGCAACTGCTGCACTTGGCGGGTTACTTCCCTCAAGCTCAGGAGACTCTCGTTATCAATCCCATCTGTAAAAACCACCAGCCGCCGGTTGAGATTTTCACTTTGCCGGAAATCGCTGAGAAACTGAGCTGTCTCTAGGGTGGCATCGTAGAGAGCTGTATTGCCTCCAGGAGTGCTAAGTAGAATGCCTCGACGCAGTGCTGCTTGATCGCTGGTGAAGTCTTGTAGGAGCTGCGCGGTTCGCAAAGGTCGGCCCAGAGCTGTTGTCCCAAAACCGATTCCCTGATTGTCAAACCGTAAAATTGCTCCCAGATCCAAGGGGGAAGAACGAAACTGTTGCAATAGATCAAACGCTGCAGAAAACCTGCGATCCTGGCGATCGGTAACAAACAGGCTGCCTGAGCTGTCCATCAGGAGCGCCATCGCCAGGGGTTGCCGCGTTAGGTCAGGAGAAGGATTTTGAACCTGGCTGGGGATTAACCTCAAAGAGGTGGGCTGCGGGATTCCCACCAGATCCGTAACCCTATCAACCCTAAAGCCAATTTCATTCACCGCCAGCTGTGTTACAGGTCGAGGAGGATCCCTTTGCTCGAGCAGAGAAATGCTAAACTCCATCTCCCCTTGAGTGCCGACGAAAAAACGCGTAAAAGCCCCATTAACCCATTAAAAGTAAGGCGGCTCCCGCTTGCTCCGGAATCCCCTACGCCGACTAGCGTACTGGAGGAGGAAGATCCACAGCCTGTTACTGCCCACAAAGCTAGAAAACCGACCCAAGAGAACCAATGCAAAGTAATCAACCTGAAAAAAGCAGAGAAGTCAGAAGCAGTTGCCAAGGGAACAAGCTCCTCTTCTAGGGAACGATACGGTAGATATTTTTATACTACCGCCGTGGAAGATACCAAATTTTTTTCCAAGAAGCAATCGACAAGAGGTTAACCTGGGTCAATTGTCGGGAAGGATCCCATCCAACAGTTAACCTCTCTCACATCCCCTCGACCTGAGCCATGCCCTACCCTCAGCTGGCCAGCGCTTCTGAGCGTTCCTCAATCACTCGATCCACCAGACCGTAGGCTTGTGCTTCTGCAGCAGAGAGGTAAAAGTCCCGCTCCACATCCCGCTCAATTTTTTCCAGCGGTTGTCCAGTGGTCTGCGCCAAGATCTCGTTCATGCGTCTTTTCACCCGTAGAGTCTCACGGGCGCGAATTTCGATGTCACTGGCTTGGCCTTGAATTGTGCCAATCGAAGGTTGATGGATCATGATGCGGGAATGGGGCAAGGCAAAGCGTTTCCCTTTGGTACCGGCGGCCAGCAAAAAGGCTCCCATAGAAGCGGCTTGACCCACACAAACCGTAACAATATCAGGCTTAATGTGGTTCATGGTATCGTAAATAGCCATACCTGCCGTTACAGACCCGCCGGGGGAATTGATGTACATAACAATATCTTTCTGCTGATCTTGAGAGTTCAAATATAGCATCACCCCAACAATAGTATTGGCCAGACTATCATCAATGGGTTCACCTATAAAAAGAATTCGCTCTTGATACAAGCGATCATCTAAATTGATCCACTGGCTGTAGGGTTCACCAGGCAAACGGTAGGGAACACGGGGTACTCCAATCGGCATAACCAACTCCTTAAAAGATCAAAAAAGTTCAGGACAAAACTCAGACATCCTTCTAAGTCTTTGTTCAAAGAGGACAGCCCACCTGTCAGATATCTTCTACATTCCAATTCAGCCTTCAGATTCAGCCGGAATAAAACCAGGAAAGCCCTCGCCTGGGATCCCCTGCAATCTACCCTCCTCTTCAGCTTTTTCGCCGAGCTAACCCCAGGGTGAACTCAACCTATGCACCTAGAATCTAGGATCAGACAGCAAGCCTATCCTTCTCTGGAGCTAGTCAGCTTTTGGCTGCTGCCAAAGCAGGTAAGGACTTGGTACTGGTTAATACTTGGTCGATCAAACCGTAGGCCTTGGCCTCTTCCGGGGTCATGAAAAACAGACGCTCTGTATCCCGTTTAATCCGTTCCAGAGGTTGTCCCGTACTGTGGGCCAGTTGCTCTAACATCATGTTGCGCACCGTCAACACCTCTCGAGTGCGAATTTCAATATCACTGGCCTGACCACGGGTGCCGCCATAGGGTTGGTGTAGCACTATCGTGGCATTGGGCAAACTGGCCCGGAACCCCTTCGCTCCCGCTGCCAACAACATCGCAGCCATACCAATGGCGTTGCCAATGCAGATGGTGTGCACCGGTGGCTTAATGTAGTTCATCGTATCCAAAATGGCAAAGGCCGCTGTGTCATAGCTGTAGGTGCCCGTGGAGTTGATGTACATCTTGATCGGTTTTTCCCGATCTTCGTACTGCAGATACAGCAGCTGCTCCACAATCAGCTTGGTGACGTTGGCATTAGACTCCTCCGCCAAGGGCAAGCCCAGATAAACGATCCGCTCCTGCAAAAGCAAGGATGCCAAATCCGGTGGAGGGGTACGAACCGGGGCACCACCCCCGTAGTAGTAGGTTGATTGCACCATGCCAGGGTTCTCCTATGGGTGAATCCACTCAAAACATCAAAGGTAAAGAGTAAAAGAGGACAAGAAAGGGATCCGTGGGACTTCGGATCCCTTGTACAAGAGAGGGCAAGAAAGACCAGATACAGGGCAGAGTTTATTCTGCTCCTTGCGGCAACAAGACCCGCTCTGGCTCGGCAATCAGCACCTTTGGCTTGCGCTCATCATCCACATCGATGATTGCTTCAGCCCCTTCCTTCACCCGCCCAGTCAGGATCTCCTCCGCCAGAATATCCTCCAAGAGACGTTGAATGGCACGACGCAAAGGACGTGCCCCATAGCTGGGGTTGTAGCCCTCATCCACCACCAACTCCTTAAAGCGGTCGCTGACTGTGAGGCGAATCTTCTTCTCCGTCATGCGGTCAAACACTTCCTTGAGAAGGATATCGGCAATTTGCTTCACTTCCTCCTTGTTCAGTTGCCGGAAGACGATGATCTCATCCAGCCGGTTGAGGAACTCAGGACGGAAGTACTGCTTTAACTCCTCGTTCACCAGGTTGCGGATGCGGTTGTAGTTGGCATCCTCATCATTACTGTTGAACTCAAAGCCCAGGCTACCGCCTCCTTTCTCGATCACTTTCGAGCCGATGTTGGAGGTCATTACCAACAAAGTGTTTTTGAAGTCCACCGTGCGGCCTTTGGCATCCGTCAAGCGGCCATCTTCCAGAATTTGCAACAGCAGGTTAAATACATCCGGATGAGCCTTCTCAATCTCGTCAAAGAGCACCACTGTGTAAGGGCGACGGCGCACTGCTTCCGTGAGTTGACCTCCCTCATTGTAGCCCACATAACCCGGTGGGGATCCAATCAGCTTACTGACGGTGTGTCGCTCCATGTACTCCGACATATCCAAGCGGATCATGGCCGACTCAGAGCCGAAGAAGTAAGCCGCCAAGGCTTTGGTCAGCTCAGTTTTACCCACTCCTGTTGGGCCAGAGAAGATGAAGCTGGCAATCGGACGGTTGGGGTTTTTCAACCCGACACGGGCACGACGGATAGCCCGCGAAATGGCTCGTACCGCCTCCTCTTGGCCGATAATGCGCTGATGGAGGGTCTCTTCCATATTCAGCAGCTTCACCGATTCGGTTTCTGTAAGTTTTGCCACTGGCACACCCGTCCAGGCACTCACCACTTGGGCAATATCCTCTTCGGTTACCTCCGGCATCTCATCGCGGTTGTTTTCCTCTGCTTTTTTAGCGGCGGCAATGGCGCGGATCTGCTGCTTGATTTCCATCTCCCGATCCCGCAACTGGCCCGCTTTGTCAAAGTCTTGGGCACGCACAGCCGCATCTTTATCTCGCAAAACCCGCCGCAGCTCTTGATCCAGTTCTCGAGCCGCTGGAGGCAGTTGGGAATTGATCAAGCGCACCCGAGAAGCAGCTTCATCCACCAAGTCGATGGCTTTATCGGGTAAGAACCGGTCGGAGATGT contains:
- a CDS encoding DUF4347 domain-containing protein — encoded protein: MSAQKSNGSQAIQAKGLTVKRWIPKLGLGSVATALLLLISASAEINAVQKDPGGIVDTAARQELVFVDPNLPDLAILLAGIHPSAEVILLDSNQDGIRQITEVLSIRRGIQAIHILSHGSPGAIELGRVSLSLSNVGTYVPQLQAWQKALAPAADILIYGCHVAAGSEGELLVEQLAHLTQADIAASNNATGYADLNGDWLLEVTAGREVASTIVVENSAQQRYQHTLQTAAVPTLDVNSELTNVSVGTLQATPSSVINQVKLNRVDNANVKGSRQIVWVRDPDTPITLGLNTMEDALLIQPTLIIKAGSDNLFTNTGSVNSNNIERVDYINTSGITAPPAKLDKIGFLILERGGNDPFTISAIQSNPLLSPTYSSVISVGSGTWGKGTVIPSTKVYKSAGPTLSGATVTATVTNQKLSGVFVSYKDLGIAANQVFFGFSLAGEDAPTVPAQFADVSTFPTNTAEAKGGIDLAANGAVITFNPIADDDSAVTSGVTPVVIDVLANDQGVTFDLDPTSVTITTPASNGTVSVNPLTGEITYTPNPSFTGTDTFVYQVCDTGFLTIQPTCDTATVTVTVESVGPTANDDTATTPANTAVTIPVLGNDIAGTNPLDPTSVTITTPPSNGTVSVNPLTGEITYTPNPSFTGTDTFVYEVCDNGSTPLCDTATVTVTVESVGPTANDDTATTPANTAVTIPVLGNDIAGTNP
- a CDS encoding vWA domain-containing protein gives rise to the protein MEFSISLLEQRDPPRPVTQLAVNEIGFRVDRVTDLVGIPQPTSLRLIPSQVQNPSPDLTRQPLAMALLMDSSGSLFVTDRQDRRFSAAFDLLQQFRSSPLDLGAILRFDNQGIGFGTTALGRPLRTAQLLQDFTSDQAALRRGILLSTPGGNTALYDATLETAQFLSDFRQSENLNRRLVVFTDGIDNESLLSLREVTRQVQQLPNGSQRGIPAYIVGLGTDLNLFELQQLAEATQGTFVLARVAEDLGPPFANLFPAAIGENRVAVRVETTSPLAAGNYLLSGSLQISRGGLSLTTEFRDAVLVVR
- a CDS encoding ATP-dependent Clp protease proteolytic subunit, which codes for MPIGVPRVPYRLPGEPYSQWINLDDRLYQERILFIGEPIDDSLANTIVGVMLYLNSQDQQKDIVMYINSPGGSVTAGMAIYDTMNHIKPDIVTVCVGQAASMGAFLLAAGTKGKRFALPHSRIMIHQPSIGTIQGQASDIEIRARETLRVKRRMNEILAQTTGQPLEKIERDVERDFYLSAAEAQAYGLVDRVIEERSEALAS
- a CDS encoding ATP-dependent Clp protease proteolytic subunit — encoded protein: MVQSTYYYGGGAPVRTPPPDLASLLLQERIVYLGLPLAEESNANVTKLIVEQLLYLQYEDREKPIKMYINSTGTYSYDTAAFAILDTMNYIKPPVHTICIGNAIGMAAMLLAAGAKGFRASLPNATIVLHQPYGGTRGQASDIEIRTREVLTVRNMMLEQLAHSTGQPLERIKRDTERLFFMTPEEAKAYGLIDQVLTSTKSLPALAAAKS
- a CDS encoding ATP-dependent Clp protease ATP-binding subunit, which gives rise to MFERFTEKAIKVIMLAQEEARRLGHNFVGTEQILLGLIGEGTGVAAKVLKSMGVNLKDARIEVEKIIGRGSGFVAVEIPFTPRAKRVLELSLEEARQLGHNYIGTEHLLLGLIREGEGVAARVLENLGVDLSKVRTQVIRMLGETAEVTAGGGSSGRTKTPTLDEFGSNLTQLAQDGKLDPVVGRMREIERVIQILGRRTKNNPVLIGEPGVGKTAIAEGLAQRIVQGDVPDILAEKRVVSLDIGLLVAGTKYRGEFEERLKKIMDEIRGAGNVILVIDEVHTLIGAGAAEGAIDAANILKPALARGELQCIGATTLDEYRKHIERDAALERRFQPIMVGEPTVSETIEILFGLRERYEQHHKLKISDIALDAAAKLADQYISDRFLPDKAIDLVDEAASRVRLINSQLPPAARELDQELRRVLRDKDAAVRAQDFDKAGQLRDREMEIKQQIRAIAAAKKAEENNRDEMPEVTEEDIAQVVSAWTGVPVAKLTETESVKLLNMEETLHQRIIGQEEAVRAISRAIRRARVGLKNPNRPIASFIFSGPTGVGKTELTKALAAYFFGSESAMIRLDMSEYMERHTVSKLIGSPPGYVGYNEGGQLTEAVRRRPYTVVLFDEIEKAHPDVFNLLLQILEDGRLTDAKGRTVDFKNTLLVMTSNIGSKVIEKGGGSLGFEFNSNDEDANYNRIRNLVNEELKQYFRPEFLNRLDEIIVFRQLNKEEVKQIADILLKEVFDRMTEKKIRLTVSDRFKELVVDEGYNPSYGARPLRRAIQRLLEDILAEEILTGRVKEGAEAIIDVDDERKPKVLIAEPERVLLPQGAE